The following proteins are co-located in the Deltaproteobacteria bacterium genome:
- a CDS encoding acyl-CoA dehydrogenase family protein yields MASYGLTDDVRAVRERVKTFINGEAIPAEPLLMRENAEAEHVLEDLKRSAKRQGLWALGHPQEIGGGGLPFMTFVYLNEIIGRSYWGQNAVGSLTMQDSLMLHRYGTAEQKDRWLKPLVAGEILPSVGLTEPEVAGSDPTLMQSTATLDGDYWVINAHKWFTTGANKAAFTTIFCQTEPEAQRHAKFSAILVPTDTPGYEIVRVIPTMGHTGGNHCEVRLHDVRVPRGFLLGKRGEGFVIAQKRLGPGRIFHCMRWLGQAQRAFELMCERAKTRFAHGSLLSEKGEIQAYIAESAAEIQAARLMTLDAARTMDEGDEARVEIALIKFWGARMLHNVVDRAIQVHGGLGLTSDMPLEFMYREARYARIYDGPDEVHRMTVARRLLKDPLGGTPWA; encoded by the coding sequence ATGGCGAGTTACGGATTGACGGATGACGTGCGCGCGGTGCGGGAACGAGTGAAGACCTTTATCAACGGCGAAGCGATTCCTGCCGAACCGCTCCTCATGCGGGAAAACGCGGAAGCTGAACACGTGCTGGAAGACCTCAAGCGCTCGGCGAAGCGCCAAGGATTGTGGGCGCTTGGGCATCCCCAGGAGATTGGCGGTGGCGGTCTGCCGTTCATGACCTTCGTGTACCTCAACGAAATTATTGGCCGCTCGTATTGGGGACAAAATGCTGTCGGCTCCTTGACCATGCAGGACTCGCTCATGCTCCATCGCTACGGCACGGCGGAGCAGAAAGACCGCTGGCTCAAGCCGCTGGTGGCAGGAGAGATTTTGCCGTCCGTTGGTTTGACGGAGCCCGAGGTGGCCGGTTCCGATCCGACGCTCATGCAATCGACCGCCACGCTCGACGGCGACTACTGGGTGATTAACGCCCATAAGTGGTTTACCACCGGCGCCAACAAAGCTGCGTTCACTACCATCTTCTGCCAGACCGAACCCGAGGCGCAGCGCCACGCCAAATTCTCGGCCATCCTCGTACCTACGGACACGCCGGGGTATGAGATCGTGCGTGTGATCCCGACGATGGGACATACCGGCGGCAATCACTGCGAGGTCCGACTGCATGATGTGCGGGTGCCGAGAGGCTTTTTGCTGGGCAAACGCGGGGAAGGTTTTGTTATCGCGCAGAAGCGCCTTGGCCCGGGACGTATTTTTCATTGCATGCGTTGGCTCGGGCAAGCGCAGCGCGCCTTCGAGCTGATGTGCGAGCGCGCCAAGACGCGCTTCGCCCACGGTTCCTTGTTGTCGGAGAAGGGCGAGATTCAAGCCTACATTGCCGAGTCCGCCGCCGAGATTCAGGCCGCGCGACTCATGACGCTCGACGCCGCCCGTACCATGGACGAAGGCGACGAAGCGCGTGTGGAGATTGCCCTCATCAAGTTTTGGGGCGCACGCATGCTGCATAACGTGGTGGATCGCGCCATCCAAGTGCATGGCGGCTTGGGCTTGACCTCGGACATGCCGTTGGAGTTCATGTACCGTGAAGCGCGGTATGCACGTATTTATGACGGCCCCGATGAAGTGCACCGCATGACGGTTGCGCGGCGGTTGCTGAAAGATCCGCTTGGTGGCACGCCGTGGGCCTGA
- a CDS encoding DUF433 domain-containing protein — translation MKERKRIEFGQYIVADPEICHGQLTVKGTRIMVKSILEMLEKGYDWNQIAAAYDGRIHAAAIAEVVQLASEALIEKSARRQRAA, via the coding sequence ATGAAAGAACGTAAACGTATTGAATTTGGACAATACATCGTTGCCGATCCGGAGATTTGTCACGGGCAACTGACCGTGAAGGGCACAAGGATCATGGTCAAAAGCATCCTGGAAATGCTCGAGAAAGGTTATGACTGGAACCAAATCGCGGCAGCCTATGATGGACGCATTCATGCCGCCGCCATTGCCGAGGTTGTCCAACTGGCAAGCGAAGCACTGATCGAAAAATCCGCACGGCGACAACGAGCGGCGTGA
- a CDS encoding bifunctional (p)ppGpp synthetase/guanosine-3',5'-bis(diphosphate) 3'-pyrophosphohydrolase: MSTATDHTAVSLLRALHFAADKHRDQRRKGAEASPYVNHLIEVTEILAREGSVTDPTTLQAAILHDTLEDTQTTPEELEALFGAKVREVVAEVTDDKRLPKTERKRLQIVHAPHLSLRAKLVKMADKISNVHSIIEAPPAEWSLERRQEYLDWSDQVMEGCRGNNVALDRLYDTTVAEGRRVLGHPAK; encoded by the coding sequence ATGTCTACAGCAACCGACCACACTGCGGTCTCCCTCCTGCGCGCGCTCCATTTCGCTGCCGATAAACACCGTGATCAGCGTCGCAAGGGTGCCGAGGCTTCCCCCTACGTCAATCATCTCATCGAAGTGACGGAGATCCTGGCGCGCGAAGGCAGCGTGACCGATCCCACAACGCTGCAAGCCGCCATTCTCCACGACACCTTGGAGGACACGCAGACGACCCCAGAGGAACTAGAGGCGTTGTTCGGTGCCAAGGTGCGCGAAGTAGTGGCAGAGGTAACGGACGATAAACGCTTACCCAAGACCGAGCGCAAGCGCTTGCAGATTGTCCACGCGCCGCACCTCTCGCTGCGAGCAAAACTCGTAAAGATGGCGGACAAGATTTCCAATGTGCACAGCATTATCGAAGCGCCGCCAGCAGAATGGTCTCTGGAACGGAGACAAGAGTATTTGGATTGGAGTGACCAAGTCATGGAGGGGTGCCGAGGCAACAACGTGGCTCTTGATCGACTGTACGACACCACCGTCGCCGAAGGCAGGCGCGTGCTTGGTCATCCGGCAAAATAA
- a CDS encoding phosphotransferase family protein translates to MSSPTPSAPFSSDSLAPLLADFLTRAFRDAPQEKVRRVSVEALRLLTGGASRQTWSFDAVLEQMDGQAVNLPLILRCDPPGGPQAVMDRSLEFRVIAAAHQEKVLVPKPYFLGDESLGVPFFIMERIEGETIPRRLFRDPAYAPAREIMTEQMGARLARIHSVSIKKHHLEDLPGPQHGRSPAEEEINRYEEMYRTMAREPHPAFELAFRWLRQHLPAQQERTLVHGDYRMGNLMFGPEGLRSILDWELAHIGDPLEDLGWMCVRSWRFGNDALPVGGVGARETFWQAYEEAGGYPVDRARAHFWEIFGNLRWGVICLNMTQPFLDGLSTSVELAAIGRRTSETEWELLHLMED, encoded by the coding sequence ATGAGCAGCCCCACTCCATCAGCCCCTTTTTCCTCAGACTCCCTAGCTCCGCTGCTTGCGGATTTCCTTACCCGCGCTTTTCGCGATGCCCCACAAGAAAAGGTCCGTCGTGTCAGCGTCGAAGCCCTTCGCCTACTGACCGGAGGCGCGTCGCGTCAAACCTGGTCGTTCGATGCCGTACTGGAGCAGATGGACGGGCAGGCGGTCAACTTGCCGCTGATTCTCCGCTGCGATCCTCCTGGCGGGCCGCAAGCCGTCATGGACCGCAGCCTGGAGTTCCGCGTGATTGCCGCCGCGCATCAAGAAAAAGTTCTCGTCCCCAAGCCGTACTTTCTCGGCGATGAAAGTCTCGGGGTGCCATTCTTCATCATGGAGCGCATCGAAGGAGAGACGATCCCGCGGCGGCTTTTCCGTGACCCGGCTTACGCGCCGGCACGCGAGATCATGACCGAGCAGATGGGTGCCAGACTCGCGCGTATCCATAGCGTGTCGATCAAGAAGCATCACCTGGAAGACCTTCCTGGGCCGCAGCACGGGCGCTCTCCTGCGGAAGAAGAGATCAACCGCTACGAAGAGATGTATCGGACGATGGCGCGCGAACCGCATCCGGCGTTCGAGCTGGCGTTTCGTTGGCTTCGCCAGCATCTCCCTGCGCAGCAAGAACGGACCCTTGTCCATGGCGATTATCGCATGGGCAACCTGATGTTCGGCCCCGAAGGGCTGCGCTCCATCCTGGATTGGGAATTGGCGCATATTGGCGACCCGTTAGAGGACCTGGGCTGGATGTGCGTCCGCTCCTGGCGCTTCGGCAACGATGCCTTGCCCGTGGGCGGCGTGGGCGCACGCGAAACTTTTTGGCAAGCCTACGAGGAAGCCGGCGGATATCCGGTGGATCGTGCGCGCGCGCATTTTTGGGAGATTTTCGGCAACCTGCGCTGGGGCGTGATTTGCCTCAACATGACGCAGCCCTTCCTTGACGGTCTGAGCACGAGCGTAGAACTGGCGGCGATCGGTCGCCGCACGTCCGAGACCGAGTGGGAACTGCTTCACCTCATGGAGGACTAA
- a CDS encoding LLM class flavin-dependent oxidoreductase, whose product MKFGILQFFSWPERRVALPTVYQRALQRIEIMDQTGYDAVWLTEHHFSDYSVCPSIPVMGAHAAARTKRLRIGAGVTLAAFYHPLRLAEEIALLDILSEGRVNWGAGRGFDAKEFENFNVPMQESYDRFREVVEIVKQAWTNEILTYRGKYFSFNNVEVLPKPLQQPHPPMWVAAGSPDAIDWAASVGHSILMDPHSTHEELGEKKRFYRQKLEAYGYDFTGRDIPMARLLAIDDTDAAAAEGARQGAQWLLKTYVDPRMFGVVGDPVQRYVDSVVIHGSVERVIDELARLREEIDLQYLIGAPLGHKTFMAFTEKVLPKFL is encoded by the coding sequence ATGAAATTCGGCATCCTGCAATTTTTCAGCTGGCCAGAGCGTCGAGTCGCGTTGCCCACCGTGTATCAGCGCGCATTGCAGCGTATCGAGATCATGGACCAAACCGGCTATGACGCCGTCTGGCTCACCGAGCATCATTTCAGCGATTACAGCGTCTGCCCTTCGATTCCGGTCATGGGCGCGCATGCAGCGGCCCGCACCAAGCGACTCCGTATCGGAGCAGGAGTGACGCTGGCCGCATTTTATCATCCGTTGCGGCTGGCCGAAGAAATCGCTTTGCTCGACATTTTGTCGGAAGGACGGGTGAATTGGGGCGCCGGTCGCGGCTTCGATGCCAAAGAGTTCGAGAATTTCAACGTGCCGATGCAGGAAAGCTACGACCGCTTCCGCGAAGTCGTCGAGATCGTCAAACAGGCGTGGACCAACGAGATCCTCACCTATCGCGGCAAATACTTCTCCTTCAACAACGTAGAGGTGCTGCCCAAACCGCTCCAGCAACCGCACCCGCCGATGTGGGTAGCGGCCGGCTCGCCGGATGCTATCGACTGGGCCGCGTCGGTGGGACACTCCATTCTCATGGACCCACATTCCACCCACGAGGAGCTGGGAGAAAAGAAGCGCTTCTATCGCCAGAAACTAGAAGCCTATGGCTACGATTTCACCGGGCGCGACATACCCATGGCCCGCTTGCTGGCGATTGACGATACCGACGCGGCGGCTGCCGAAGGCGCGCGACAAGGCGCACAGTGGCTGCTTAAAACTTACGTCGATCCCCGCATGTTTGGCGTCGTCGGCGACCCGGTGCAGCGTTATGTCGATTCCGTGGTCATTCACGGGTCGGTCGAACGCGTGATCGACGAGCTGGCCCGCTTGCGGGAAGAAATCGATTTGCAATATCTGATCGGCGCGCCGCTCGGCCATAAAACTTTCATGGCCTTTACCGAGAAAGTACTGCCGAAGTTTCTCTAA
- a CDS encoding VOC family protein, translating to MGLPNGVHHLAICTKDIKKQIEFFTQVCGMELVALYWMHGVKKTFHGFLKMGDSSSIAFVQGPEIGEIQPIKGVSHAAWTASPVAAGVMQHVALNVDTETDLMTMRDRVRANGYWVMGPIDHGFCKSIYFAGPEGLMLEFSTSEGKPIDAEAWIDPEVVKLAGIKPQELATYKAPPVFESQGGKVPQPAPETSKLMMEFPPENRAVLRMTDEEILTRLSETTPPVQVSR from the coding sequence ATGGGTCTACCGAATGGCGTGCATCATCTGGCGATCTGCACGAAGGATATTAAGAAGCAGATCGAGTTCTTCACCCAGGTCTGCGGCATGGAACTCGTGGCTCTGTACTGGATGCATGGAGTGAAAAAAACTTTTCATGGCTTTCTTAAAATGGGCGACAGCTCCTCAATCGCTTTCGTGCAGGGACCGGAAATAGGCGAAATTCAACCAATCAAAGGGGTCTCGCACGCCGCCTGGACGGCCTCGCCGGTTGCCGCCGGTGTCATGCAGCATGTGGCGCTCAACGTCGATACCGAGACGGATCTGATGACCATGCGCGACCGGGTCCGCGCGAACGGCTACTGGGTCATGGGTCCCATCGATCACGGTTTCTGCAAATCCATTTACTTCGCCGGACCGGAAGGCTTGATGTTGGAGTTTTCTACCTCCGAAGGAAAACCGATCGATGCCGAGGCGTGGATTGATCCTGAAGTCGTCAAGCTGGCCGGCATCAAGCCTCAGGAACTTGCCACCTATAAAGCACCCCCGGTTTTTGAATCGCAAGGCGGGAAAGTGCCACAGCCCGCGCCTGAAACCAGCAAACTGATGATGGAGTTTCCGCCGGAGAATCGGGCAGTCCTGCGCATGACGGACGAAGAAATCCTGACACGCTTGAGCGAAACCACTCCGCCGGTGCAGGTGAGTCGATAA